GCCTTGATGATCTCCACAAACTTTTGCTGTCCGACGCTGAGCGATTTGACCGACGCTTTCGAATCGATGTTCAGACCGAACATATCCAAATACCGGCGGGTTTCGGCATAAGCCTGGTCCCAATGAATGAACCGGCTCCACTTCTTCAGCGGTTCTCGGCCTATGTAAACGTTTTCGGTAATGTTCAAATCTTGGAACAGCCTGATTTCTTGATAAATCATGGCGATGCCAAGATCCTGCGCCTGCCTCGGGCTCTGGATCGTCACCTTTTCCCCGCCGATGATGATGTCGCCTTCGTCGGGCATGAACAAGCCCGCCAATATTTTCATCAGCGTCGTCTTCCCGGCCCCGTTCTCCCCGATTAAGGCGTGAACCTCACCACGGTCCGCGCTGAACCGGATGCGGCTGAGCACGGTATTGTCTCCAAAGCTTTTGGTGATGTCCTTCATTTGCAGGAAATGTTCCACCTGTTCGCCTCTTTTCTTCCGGAACTTGTTCATTTAGGTGACGCTCGCGTCAACTGGTGTATGCCTTCAATTCCCCGCGCTTGAACACGCTTTTTTATTATTCAAGCTCGAACGTGGTATACAGCTTGACCGCCTGTTCGAAAAAGTGCTTTTTATACTCGGACGGAATTTGTTTATTGGTGATCACTTTGCTGGCCAGCGATAAGTCTCCGAGCTTCGCAAAGCCGATCGCGCCGAATTTCGTATAATCTGCGGCAATGACAATATCGCTCGAAATTTTCATCACCTCTTGCAAAACCATCACTTCCTCATAGCTTCCCACCGTGTAACCGGAGTCAAAATGGACGCCTTTCACCGATATAAACGCTTTATTGATAAAAATGCCGGTGAGCGTCTGCATCGTAAAACCGCCCGTCAGCATCGACGAGGACGGCCTTAAATCGCCGCCGGTTACGACCACCTTGATGCCGATGCTTTCATTTAACATAAGCGCGATATATAGGTCATTGGTGACGACGGTCAGCCGTTTGTCCTTCAGGTTGCGCGCAATCTCCAGACAAGTGGTGCCGGGGCTGAGGTAGATCGCTTCCCCGTCCTCGACCATTTGAGCCGCTATTTTGCCGATCATCCGCTTTTCTTCGGCTATTTTGTCATCCGTTTCACTTGCATTCGTAGCAGGCTGAGCCTGCAGCAGGTTTTCATTCAATACCGCTCCGCCGTACGTCTTAAGCAGTACGCCCATCTGTTCCAGCTTATCGAGGTCCCGGCGAATCGTGACTTCCGTAACGGAAAACAGCTCGCTCAGCTCGTAGACATCGACCCGCTTTTTTTTAAACAGCAGCTCTTTGATTTTATTCAGTCTTTCAATGGGAAACATCGGATAGCTCCTGTGTGAATCGCCGATTTTTTAACTATTATAGCATAAGTCATGTCGCTTTGTGTTTTTTTATGTTCGATACGTAAATGAAAGTGATCGTTGCCCAATCGAGCTCAGCCCGGCCATTCCGCTGTCCGATGCGCTGCCAGTGCAGCCGTGGCGGCGTCGCGATAGGAATCGCG
The window above is part of the Paenibacillus hamazuiensis genome. Proteins encoded here:
- a CDS encoding DeoR/GlpR family DNA-binding transcription regulator, encoding MFPIERLNKIKELLFKKKRVDVYELSELFSVTEVTIRRDLDKLEQMGVLLKTYGGAVLNENLLQAQPATNASETDDKIAEEKRMIGKIAAQMVEDGEAIYLSPGTTCLEIARNLKDKRLTVVTNDLYIALMLNESIGIKVVVTGGDLRPSSSMLTGGFTMQTLTGIFINKAFISVKGVHFDSGYTVGSYEEVMVLQEVMKISSDIVIAADYTKFGAIGFAKLGDLSLASKVITNKQIPSEYKKHFFEQAVKLYTTFELE